The DNA window GCGGATAAAAAGCTGTCTGATGGCTACGGCGGACATGATGAATTTGCTGTAGTGGAAAATTCTTTGGCGCGTCGTTTCCCGATTTATAAGGCTGGCGACAGCAACGCCGGTCCGAGCGGTGGAACGCGTCAGATTCAGTATAAGCTTGCTCCTGGCAATAATGGGTGGAAGCTTGTGATTGATAAGGTCGTGGAATACTAAGCCACGCAAAGAAAAGCCCCCGTGAGAGCGGGGGCTTTGTTGTTTTCTAAAGGCGGGCGCAGTCGGAGGGGTCCCCCTGAAGCTTTTCCATAGTGTGCTTGAGCGTGGGAAGCACGGCTTCGAGGTTTTCGGCGACAGCTTTGGGGCTACCGGGCAGATTGACGACGAGAGACTGGGCGATGGTCCCGGCGACAGCGCGAGAGATAGCTCCGTGCGGAGTTTTTTGAAGGCTGGCTAGTGTCATGGCGCGCTCGTAGCCGGGCAGACGCTTGTCGAGGACCTTGAGCGTTGCCTCTGGGCTGATGTCACGAGGCCCAACGCCGGTGCCGCCACTGGTAAGAATGAGGTCAAATTTTTGAAGATGGGCAAGCTCGCTGAGGAGCTGGCGAAGCTGCGCTTCGTCGTCTGGAATGAGATATCCCTGCATGAGGGAGAGGTCGAGCTGCTGGCGAACTGCATCGGCAATGAGCGGCCCGCACTTGTCTTCACGCTCACCGCGAGATCCCTTGTCGCTGAGGATGATCCACGCAACACTAAAGCCTTCCTTGGTGCAGGGGCAGGAAATTTCGCCTTTGGGCAAAACAAGGTCAGTCACGGCGTCAAAGACCATGCCGATGGAGCAGGGCTGTTCTCCTGCTGCGGGGGCATGGAACAGAGAGCGAACCCGAAGCCCGCTTCCTGCGCCAAATGCGAGCTGAGAGCCGACGGCCGGGAGCTGGTCACGCTGAGGGGTGAGCGTCACAGATCCGGCGGGGGAACCGGGAGCGAGGTATATCCTGTCGTTAACAGAGAGCTGGAGAGATTCAGTAATTGAGAGCTGCACATCCGCGTACTGCGTTGTCATGAAAAAGACTCCTTTTAGGCCAGCAAAACAGCAATGATTCCAGTTACAAAAATTCCGTCAAAAGTCCCCGCGCCACCAATGGACAAAAGCGGTGCTCCAAGCAACCCTAAGACCTTGGGGTCGCGAAGGTGCAGGATGTCCGCGCCAATAAGAATGCCCATACAGCCCGCGATGTAGGCAACCTGAGGGCTTTGTCCTTCTGGAGCAAAGATCATCGCGGCGATGGCGGCAACAATGGGGGGAATGAGCATCGGGACGCCAATCCCACGGCCAGGCATGGGGCGAGCTATGGCGTAGCACACTGCCGCGACGCTTATCAGGGCAATGACAAGACCCGTGGAAAAACCAATATTGGAAAGGAAGTACAGGCTGAGAAGCGTAGGGATGATGCAGCCACCAAGATTCACAGTAACAATCTGGTCTTTCAGCTCCATCTCTTGCGGGCGAGCCTGCAACTGTCCATAACGATCAAGAAAAACATGGTGTCCGCCTTGCGGCACCTGTACCATTTTGCCTGTACGGTACAGTGGGATGTTCACTCCACTGCCCACAAGTGTTGCAAGCAAAATCAGAAAAGCCTGTCCCGCTGTCAGTCCAAGCTTGGTGAAGGCGACTGTAACAAGTCCAATCTGCACCAAAAAGAAGAGCAGAATGACAAAAAGAAAAAGACCAACAAGCGCCAGCAACATAAACGGAAATGAAATGAATGGAGGCATGGAAAATCCTTAGTTATAACAGGGTTTCGTTGCCATAAAAAATACCGTATACTTTGGACACAAAATGCAGGCCATACCGTGCACTTTGTGCACTTTTCACCCTGAAAGATACAGCAGCAGAGAAGTGAAGTAAAATACTCGGCTGCAAAAGGATACATCACTATGAAAGGCATTCTTCTTGCCGGTGGTTCCGGCACAAGGCTTTACCCGTTGACCCACGCTGCCAGCAAGCAGCTCCTTCCAATTTATGACAAGCCAATGATTTATTACCCGCTGTCTGTCCTCATGCTCGCAGGCATTCGGGAAATTATGATTATCTCTACACCAGAAGATTTGCCCCGCTTTGAAGCTATGTTTGGTGACGGCTCCCAGTATGGCCTCAGCATTGAGTACAAGGTTCAGCCCAAGCCCGAAGGCATTGCTCAGGCCTTTATCCTCGCAGAGGACTTCATCGGTGATGATTCCGTTTGCCTCATCCTTGGCGACAATATTTTTTACGGCGAAGGCCTTTCCCTTCTGCTCCAGACTTGTGCCAGCCTTGAAGAAGGCGGCATCATCTTTGGCTACAAGGTCCGCGACCCACGGCGGTACGGCGTCGTTGCCTTTGACGATATGAACACCGTCACCAGCATCGAAGAGAAGCCAGAGCACCCCAAGTCAAAATATGCCGTTACCGGTTTATATTTTTATGATAATTCCGTCGTCGAGATTGCCAAGGGCCTCAAGCCCTCTGCTCGTGGTGAACTCGAAATTACTGACGTTAACAACGAGTATCTTCGCCGTGGGCAGCTCAAGGCTGAGTTCTTTGGGCGTGGCCTCGCCTGGCTCGACACTGGCACTCACGAATCCTTACTTCAGGCTGGGAACTACGTGCAGGCTATTCAGGAACGACAGGGCGTCCTCATCTCCTGCATCGAAGAAATCGCCTACCGCAAAGGCTACATCAACGAAGAACAGCTGCGCGTCCTCGCTGAGCCTATGCGAAAAAATCGCTACGGCCAGTATCTCCTCGAACTCGCTCAGGGCGAAGAGTAGTTCTGTGATGTGAAGGGAAGAGAAACGGGGCCAGCCCCAGCGCGGTAGCGCTGGATGGGTGGGAGGGGAGAATTGGGGGCCTGCCCCCAAACCCCCGCGTAAGGGAATGATTCCCTTACGTATCCTCATCGAGTTTAAAAGCCGTACAAGCTTCGCTTGTACGGCTTTTAAACTTGGGTGAGAAGGCGCAAAGAGGTTCTTTCTCTTTCCCGTGAGTTGCCACCATTTTCTTTCTGAACGCGAGCGTTCAGAAAGAAAATAAGTGCGGTCTGGAAAAGGCAGAAGAACACGCGTTAGGGAAACGCCCACTAGGCCAAAATTAAAGGGCCGGATGTAAGGGAAAGCCAACGGCTTTCACACATCCGGCCCTTTAATTTTGGGCGAAAGCGGGATTCCCAAGGGCCTCGTCCTTGGGCGGGGTCAAGGGGCGGCGCCCCTTGCAGAGCACGAGACGGAGTCTCGTACCCCCCACTCGGTGCTTCTTATAAATCTTCTGCGACGATAACGCCTGCATTCTCAAAGCTGAGCATGTTGTTGAAGGCGTCGACGGCCCCGCGAAGGAGCGGGATGGCGACAGCGGCGCCAGTACCTTCACCGAGCCGAAAGCCGAGGTTGAGAAGAGGCGCGGCGTCCATAGCGTCGACGACGCGAGCGTGGCCGGGTTCTGCGGAAACGTGTGAGAGCACACAGTAGTCGTGAACGAGGGGCTGAAGCTTCCACGCTGCGGCGTAGGCAGCGGAAGAAATGTAGCCATCGACAACGACGAGCATGCGCAGAGATGCAGCGCGAAGAATGAGACCGGTGAGAGTGGCAAGCTCGATACCGCCGAGGGCGGCGAGGATGCGGAGGGGGTCGCCGGATTCGATAGCGCTGGCGTTAACGCGAAGGGCTTCACGAATAACGCTGACTTTGTGCTGAATGCCTTCGGAGTCGAGGCCGCCACCGGGACCAGCCAGATAGGCGGGGTCGAGCTGGAAAAATGCAGAGAAGAGGGCCGTGGAGGGGGTGGTGTTGCCAACACCCATTTCGCCTGTGCCGAGAGTTTTAATGCCGTCGGCGTGAGCTTCTTCGGCAAGGGCGAAGCCGAGCTGAAGAGCTTTGAGACATAATTCTTCAGACATCGCCGGACCTTTGGCGAGGTTGGCAGTTCCCTGGGCAAGCTTGCGCTGTAGCATGAAGGGACAGTCCTCAAAGGGACCACCGACACAGCCCGCATCAACAACCTTGAGATCAATGTTGTAGGAGTTGGTCAGGGCGTTGATGCCGCCGCCATTCTGTAAAAACGCACCAACCATCTGGCGGGTGATGACCTGCGGGGAGACGCTGACGCCGGATTCGATAACGCCGTGGTCAGCGGCGACGGTGTAAATTCGGGTGGGGTCGACACAGGGCTTCTGGCCTTCCTGAATGCAGAAAATCTGGGTCGCAATATCCTCAAAGCGGCCAAGGCTGCCACGGGGTTTTGCGAGATAATCCAGACGATGACGAGCTTTTTTCGCCAGTTCCTGATTGAGGGGGGCGATGCTCTGGATGACCTTTTGAAGAGAATCTTTCATGACTGCTCCTGTGTCGAAACGCTGTGCTTCTGAAAAGTTGAAAGTCGCAGAAAGGACCGTGCTGCGCGCTCTTTTCCGCTTCTGGCGTCATACATGCGGCGGGGAGAAAAAGCAAAAGCTGTGGACGTGAGGATTGTTGACAGTAAAAGGCGAATGTATAGTGTCAGACAAACGCATAGAGAGTTCCTGCTCCCTGGGTTTACTGAAAGAAAATATGCGTTTTTTGCTCAAAAAAAGACGGGGAGCAGCCGCGGGATGATTCCCGTAACCCCTAAGAGGAGTGAGAAAACTATGTCCAGCCAGATTAAGACTGGCCTGCTGCTGGGACTGCTTACTGCGATCATCCTGTTTTTGGGTGGCGCGATGGGTGGCCGTGGCGGTCTGTATGTTGCATTCGTGATTGCGGTTGTCATGAATCTTGGCAGCTACTGGTACTCTGACAAGATTGTGCTCTCCATGTACCGGGCGCAGGAGCTGTCTCCTGTTGATGCGCCTGCACTGCACCAGATGGTGGGTGACCTTGCGCGAAATGCCGGGGTGCCAATGCCGAGGATTGCACTGATTCCAGAAGAGGCTCCGAATGCTTTTGCAACAGGACGTAACCCCAGTCACGCCGTTGTTGCTGTGACGCAGGGGATTATGCGCCTCCTTTCTCCTGAGGAACTCAAGGCTGTACTGGCCCATGAGATGGGACACGTAAAAAATCGCGATATTCTGATTCAGAGCATAGCTGCAACGCTTGCCGGTGCCATTATGTACGTGGCGAGTATGATTAAATGGGGTGCTCTGTTTGGGCTTGGTGGAAGCAACGAAGATGGCGAGGGGGGCAACCCGGTTGCCGCGCTGCTTCTGGCCTTCATTGCTCCTGTCGCGGCGATGCTGATCCAGATGGGTATTTCCCGTTCCCGCGAGTTCCTGGCAGATGAAACCGGAGCCAAGCTGAGTGGAACCCCGGAATACCTTGCTTCGGCACTGGAAAAGCTGACGGCGTATAGCCAGCAGGTGCATATGCACGCAGGCAATCCCGCAACGGCGCATATGTTCATCGTCAATCCGTTTGCTGGCCAGTCTCTGGCCAAACTGTTTAGCACCCACCCACCAGTTGAAGAGCGAGTGCGTCGACTTCGAGCAATGGTGGTGCGCTAATGAGAAAGCCGGGATGTTCTGTCTTTTGGGGCACAGTGTGCGCAGTGACGCTGCTGTGCCTGATGCAGGCCGGGTACGCCGAGGCCCGCGATCAGCGTGAAACGCCAGTTGTTCGGGCGGTGCAAAGAACAGCTCCGGCGGTTGTGAATATTACCTCTGCCCGGGTGGTTGAGCGACAGGTGAATCCTTTTGCTGGCTTTTTTCCGGGGCAGAGAATGGACCCGTTTTTTAAAGAATTCTTTGGCCCGCAGGGAACCCAGAAATTCCGCCAGCAGAGCCTTGGCTCTGGAGTCATCATTGATGGCAAAAAAGGGCTGGTCCTGACCAATGCCCATGTTATTTCTGGGGCAACAGAAATCTCTGCGCGCCTGCTGGATGGCAGAACCTTTACGGCAGATCTCGTGGGTGCAGATCCGGATTTTGACCTTGCTGTGTTGCACCTCAAGACAAGCGAAGAACTGCCAGAAGCAAGTATCGGTAGCTCCGACGACATTATGATGGGCGAAACCGTGATTGCCATTGGCAATCCGTTTGGCTTCTCGCATACGGTCACAACGGGAGTTGTGTCGGCACTTGGGCGCTCCGTGCGGACCAAGCAGGGCACATACACGAACTTTATCCAGACAGACGCTGCCATTAACCCCGGTAACTCTGGTGGACCTCTGCTGAATATCCTTGGTGAACTGATTGGCATAAATACCGCAATCAGGGCTGATGCTCAGGGCATTGGCTTTGCAATCCCTATTGATAAGGCGCAGCGGGTCATTCAGGAGCTGCTGTCTGCTGGTGAAGTCCGCCCGGTGTGGATTGGCCTGTCGGGGCAGAGTCTCGATCAGGCTGCAGCAAGCTATTTTGCCCTGGATTCCGTGGCGGGGATGCTCATTACGACTGTGAAGCCGGGAAGTTCTGCTGACCGCGCTGGTGTTCGCGCTGGAGATTTGCTCTGGGCTGTGGACGGGGTGAAGGTTCAGGACAAAGACCATTACCTCCAGCTGCTGCGAAACTACGTGCGCAAACAGCGTGTTGTGGTGGAACTCATTCGTAATGACAAACAGCTTCGCTTGCCTGTGGAAGTCGAGCCGTTTGAAGAGTCTGATGCTGACCGGATTGCATGGGAACGCTGGGGCTTGCGCCTTGGGCCTGTGGAAGGCGGTATGCAGGTGAAAAAGCTGCGGTCCGGAAGTCCGGCCGAACGCCTTGGACTCCAGCCCGGAGACGGTCTGCTCCGCATTGGCGGCATGAGATTGCGCAGTGACAAGGATTTTGTCCGTTCTGTCCTTCGTTTTCGACTGCAAAATGCACTTATGCTTTTTGTGGAACGTGGTGGCCGTGGCTACCACGTCCGAATGAGAATGCAATAAAAAAAAGTGCTTGCATTGAAGGGGCAGTCAGGAGAGAAAAAGGGTCTCTAAGGTGAGAGTATTACGCTTGACACCTGACAGGGCAGGAGCTATTCGGATGTTCCTGAATGTCGTATTTATTGCGGCACGAAGATGTTTCCCCGCCCGAAGGGCGGTCCGGGAGGAAGCATTCCTTCCCGAATAGGAAAGGAAAATCAAATTGGAGGTTTACGATGGGTTACAAAGTGACTGTTGATACAGACAAGTGTGTTGGTGATGGCGAATGTGTAGACGTTTGCCCTGTTGAAGTTTACGAACTTCAGGACGGCAAGGCTGTTCCCGTGAACGAGGAAGAATGCCTCGGTTGCGAATCCTGCGTTGAAGTTTGCGAGCAGGACGCCATCACTGTCGAAGAAGAGTAAGCTATTTGCTCTTTTGCGATGGCAAAAGACAATTTTCAGAGGGAGCGGTGCCTGGTGTACTGCTCCCTTTGTTGTATGCGGGGCCAAATGCCGCTGAGAGCGTGAAGCTCGGAAATTTTTTCACAATCAGGTCTCGACAAGCCGGAAACAGATATTAGCTTTTCAGATGTTGGACCAACTGAAAGCATGTTCACCCGGTGCTGGGTGAGTGAGGGTGGAGTAAAAAATGGAATGTGATCTTTCTGATATCTTTGCAAAGTATGAAGCTCTTGTCGCGGACGTCGACACGGTCTTCGAACGAGTTCATGAACAGTACAGCGACTGCGTGAAGTGTAGCGTGGGCTGTAGTGATTGCTGCCATGCCCTCTTTGATCTGAGCCTGATTGAGGCAATGTACCTGAACGTCAAGTTCAATGAAAAGTATTCCGGGCAGGAACGAAGTGACATCCTGGACCGTGCGGATTCAGCAGACAGGGCAACCTACAAGATTAAGCGTCAGGCATTTAAGGCCTCTCGCGACGGTGCTGTTGCTTCCGAAATCGTAGACCTGGTGTCTCATGCCCGTGTTCGCTGTTCTTTGCTTAACGGCAAAGACGCTTGCGATCTTTATGAATTTCGTCCCATTACCTGCCGACTTTATGGTATTCCTACCGCAATCGGCGGACGTGCACATACCTGTGCAAAGTCTGGCTTTGAAGGGGGAAAACAGTACCCCACAGTCAAGATCGACAAAATTCAGGACCGGCTCATGGAACTCTCCCGCGAGTTGGCTGGCCGCCTGAATTCTCACTTCGATCAGCTCTCTGAAATGCTGGTGCCTGTGTCTATGGCACTGATGAACAAGTACGATGACGAGTACCTGGGCATTGATAAAGAGAAGAAGCCCGCAGCTCCGCTTGCTGCCCCTGTTGAAGAACCTGCTGCTCCGGCTCCAGGTAAAACAGCAGAGAAAGAACTTTCCAAGACCTCTTGCGATACCTGTGGCGAAGCTCCCGGTTCCAGCGCATGCAGTTCCTGTAGTGGTGCGCAGGTGTGGGAGTTTGGCGCTGCCTCGGAGAAAAAATAATGGAAGCTTTGACTCCGGAACTGGAAGCACAAAAAAAGGTGATGTACGAAAAGATGTCACCTCGCCGCCGCAAATTTATTGACCGCATTGGTTACGAGAACTGGGACCCGTTCCAGATTCCGAACGAGCCGATGGACATTCGCCGGGATGATACAAACCGGACGATTGAAATGCTGGTCAAGC is part of the Desulfobaculum bizertense DSM 18034 genome and encodes:
- a CDS encoding MogA/MoaB family molybdenum cofactor biosynthesis protein codes for the protein MTTQYADVQLSITESLQLSVNDRIYLAPGSPAGSVTLTPQRDQLPAVGSQLAFGAGSGLRVRSLFHAPAAGEQPCSIGMVFDAVTDLVLPKGEISCPCTKEGFSVAWIILSDKGSRGEREDKCGPLIADAVRQQLDLSLMQGYLIPDDEAQLRQLLSELAHLQKFDLILTSGGTGVGPRDISPEATLKVLDKRLPGYERAMTLASLQKTPHGAISRAVAGTIAQSLVVNLPGSPKAVAENLEAVLPTLKHTMEKLQGDPSDCARL
- a CDS encoding DUF1614 domain-containing protein; translation: MPPFISFPFMLLALVGLFLFVILLFFLVQIGLVTVAFTKLGLTAGQAFLILLATLVGSGVNIPLYRTGKMVQVPQGGHHVFLDRYGQLQARPQEMELKDQIVTVNLGGCIIPTLLSLYFLSNIGFSTGLVIALISVAAVCYAIARPMPGRGIGVPMLIPPIVAAIAAMIFAPEGQSPQVAYIAGCMGILIGADILHLRDPKVLGLLGAPLLSIGGAGTFDGIFVTGIIAVLLA
- the rfbA gene encoding glucose-1-phosphate thymidylyltransferase RfbA, with the translated sequence MKGILLAGGSGTRLYPLTHAASKQLLPIYDKPMIYYPLSVLMLAGIREIMIISTPEDLPRFEAMFGDGSQYGLSIEYKVQPKPEGIAQAFILAEDFIGDDSVCLILGDNIFYGEGLSLLLQTCASLEEGGIIFGYKVRDPRRYGVVAFDDMNTVTSIEEKPEHPKSKYAVTGLYFYDNSVVEIAKGLKPSARGELEITDVNNEYLRRGQLKAEFFGRGLAWLDTGTHESLLQAGNYVQAIQERQGVLISCIEEIAYRKGYINEEQLRVLAEPMRKNRYGQYLLELAQGEE
- the cobT gene encoding nicotinate-nucleotide--dimethylbenzimidazole phosphoribosyltransferase, with the protein product MKDSLQKVIQSIAPLNQELAKKARHRLDYLAKPRGSLGRFEDIATQIFCIQEGQKPCVDPTRIYTVAADHGVIESGVSVSPQVITRQMVGAFLQNGGGINALTNSYNIDLKVVDAGCVGGPFEDCPFMLQRKLAQGTANLAKGPAMSEELCLKALQLGFALAEEAHADGIKTLGTGEMGVGNTTPSTALFSAFFQLDPAYLAGPGGGLDSEGIQHKVSVIREALRVNASAIESGDPLRILAALGGIELATLTGLILRAASLRMLVVVDGYISSAAYAAAWKLQPLVHDYCVLSHVSAEPGHARVVDAMDAAPLLNLGFRLGEGTGAAVAIPLLRGAVDAFNNMLSFENAGVIVAEDL
- the htpX gene encoding zinc metalloprotease HtpX; this encodes MSSQIKTGLLLGLLTAIILFLGGAMGGRGGLYVAFVIAVVMNLGSYWYSDKIVLSMYRAQELSPVDAPALHQMVGDLARNAGVPMPRIALIPEEAPNAFATGRNPSHAVVAVTQGIMRLLSPEELKAVLAHEMGHVKNRDILIQSIAATLAGAIMYVASMIKWGALFGLGGSNEDGEGGNPVAALLLAFIAPVAAMLIQMGISRSREFLADETGAKLSGTPEYLASALEKLTAYSQQVHMHAGNPATAHMFIVNPFAGQSLAKLFSTHPPVEERVRRLRAMVVR
- a CDS encoding trypsin-like peptidase domain-containing protein, producing MRKPGCSVFWGTVCAVTLLCLMQAGYAEARDQRETPVVRAVQRTAPAVVNITSARVVERQVNPFAGFFPGQRMDPFFKEFFGPQGTQKFRQQSLGSGVIIDGKKGLVLTNAHVISGATEISARLLDGRTFTADLVGADPDFDLAVLHLKTSEELPEASIGSSDDIMMGETVIAIGNPFGFSHTVTTGVVSALGRSVRTKQGTYTNFIQTDAAINPGNSGGPLLNILGELIGINTAIRADAQGIGFAIPIDKAQRVIQELLSAGEVRPVWIGLSGQSLDQAAASYFALDSVAGMLITTVKPGSSADRAGVRAGDLLWAVDGVKVQDKDHYLQLLRNYVRKQRVVVELIRNDKQLRLPVEVEPFEESDADRIAWERWGLRLGPVEGGMQVKKLRSGSPAERLGLQPGDGLLRIGGMRLRSDKDFVRSVLRFRLQNALMLFVERGGRGYHVRMRMQ
- a CDS encoding ferredoxin, producing the protein MGYKVTVDTDKCVGDGECVDVCPVEVYELQDGKAVPVNEEECLGCESCVEVCEQDAITVEEE
- a CDS encoding YkgJ family cysteine cluster protein encodes the protein MECDLSDIFAKYEALVADVDTVFERVHEQYSDCVKCSVGCSDCCHALFDLSLIEAMYLNVKFNEKYSGQERSDILDRADSADRATYKIKRQAFKASRDGAVASEIVDLVSHARVRCSLLNGKDACDLYEFRPITCRLYGIPTAIGGRAHTCAKSGFEGGKQYPTVKIDKIQDRLMELSRELAGRLNSHFDQLSEMLVPVSMALMNKYDDEYLGIDKEKKPAAPLAAPVEEPAAPAPGKTAEKELSKTSCDTCGEAPGSSACSSCSGAQVWEFGAASEKK